Proteins encoded by one window of Lathyrus oleraceus cultivar Zhongwan6 chromosome 1, CAAS_Psat_ZW6_1.0, whole genome shotgun sequence:
- the LOC127095085 gene encoding uncharacterized protein LOC127095085, whose amino-acid sequence MRTGLKNNIAYSFFDPEIGVLKDMIALITPDHVGMFRESYGGILKMVFRLTDCDRSAIHTLLQFYDPGLRCFVFPDYLLGPLMEDYVSILGIQIRDQIPFHVTRAEPDVLGISRALYLSPEMVKEGLKEKGKLPGFHLSFLEANAKEHAAVGNWKTVCALIAVSIYGIVLFPNQKNFVDHNAIRLFMQRNPIPTLIGDVYYSVHNRNEKRRGGLVRCCSQLLFRWFMGYLPSRGAFVQIDPSVKWSFRLMGLRADDIAWTHNGLAGQDFICSCGSLPNVPLVGVQGCINYNPMLLRRQMGFAIEGPPLGREIQESFYFPIDGNQTKLRQVLDEWRDIQRRGKVPYGKVNCRYFPLFEDWLRKRIESTFLPFPGGDSVCPRIEGPSSSVSMEEFLEMKRARDQLLAEKAELERSVAHFQAANQEIKVKMEDQDKRHALEAKRFEMDTAYYGKISQALASSNREHDITKEKLFRASKVIEDEKRRQIIVRDQRDDRVRGLIAEWEAKLQVKESEKLKIIAERDHYMAERDHYFRQMKIHQKEVGRLQQKNTELRFAAEFARMEDEIGPSVGPSSS is encoded by the coding sequence atgaggaccggtttgaagaacaacattgcttacagtttctttgatccagagattggtgtgctcaaggatatgatagcattgattactcctgaccatgtgggaatgtttagagagtcatacggcggtattctgaagatggttttcagactcactgactgcgacaggagcgccatccacactcttcttcagttctatgaccctgggttgaggtgtttcgtttttccagactatctgttgggacctctgatggaggattatgtcagcatcctgggtattcagatccgtgatcagattccttttcatgtcaccagagcagagccagatgtccttggaatttcacgtgctctttatttgagtccggaaatggtcaaggaaggtttgaaggaaaaaggaaagctacccgggtttcatttgagtttcttggaggccaatgccaaggaacatgctgctgtgggtaactggaagacggtctgtgctctgattgctgtgagcatttatgggattgtgttgtttcctaaccagaagaattttgtggaccataatgctatcagattgtttatgcagagaaaccctattcctaccctgattggagatgtctactactcagtgcataacaggaatgagaagaggcggGGTGGTCTGGTTAGATGCTGCTCTCAGTTGCTCTTTagatggttcatggggtatttgccttcccgaggtgcttttgttCAGATTGACCCtagtgtcaagtggtccttccgattgatgggtctgcgggctgatgacattgcttggactcataatggtttagCTGGTCAGGACTTCATATGTagttgtgggagtttacctaatgtgcctttggtgggagttcagggttgcattaattacaacccgatgcttctccggagacagatggggtttgctatagagggtcctcccctcgggcgagagattcaggagtccttctatttcccgattgatggtaaccagaccaagttgaggcaggtattggacgaatggcgagatatccagaggaggggtaaggttccttatggcaaagtcaactgccggtattttccactatttgaggattggttgcggaagaggattgagtcTACATTTCTACCGTTCCCTGGAGGTGACTCAGTGTGTCCtaggattgagggtccaagttcttctgtcagcatggaggagttccttgagatgaagagggccagagatcagttacttgcagagaaagcggagttggagagaagtgttgctcattttcaggcagctaatcaggaaatcaaagtgaagatggaagatcaagacaagcgacatgcttTGGAGGCCAAACGCTTcgagatggatacagcctactatgggaagatcagccaagctttagcatcGTCCAACAGGGAACATGACATCACAaaggagaagctgttcagagcatcgaaggtgattgaagatgaaaagaggaggcagatcattgtccgggatcagagagatgacagagtcaggggtctcattgctgagtgggaggcaaagctgcAAGTCAAGGAGTCAGAGAAGCTAAAGATCATTgcagagagagatcactatatggctgagagagaccactacttcaggcagatgaagattcatcagaaggaagttggaagactacagcagaagaataccgagctcaggttcgccgcagagttcgcgaggatggaagatgagatagggccatctgtgggaccctcatctagctag